In Cherax quadricarinatus isolate ZL_2023a chromosome 15, ASM3850222v1, whole genome shotgun sequence, the following proteins share a genomic window:
- the mrj gene encoding dnaJ homolog subfamily B member 6-B isoform X3: MVDYYKILEVSRNASIAEIKKAYRRLALKWHPDKNPDNQDDATKKFKEISEAYEVLSDEKKRKIYDQFGKEGLQTGSGPGPTRPRSSRSARHHYRFEDDFDYTFPTFTFRDPEEVFREFFGGDPFAELFNFDPFDPLGHNANRRRRQGRQRGSPQQGASAQHVSNQNSISSHFFSPFGPLFGPPMFSPFSGLEGIEGGGSFTSFSSHAFSMGGPGVKRSSTSTKFVNGKKITTKKVSEGGQETVMTFENDVLKSKTVNGVPQALQY, translated from the exons ATGGTGGACTACTACAAAATTCTGGAGGTGAGCCGGAATGCCTCTATAGCAGAGATAAAGAAAGCTTACAGACGTTTGGCATTAAAGTGGCATCCAGACAAGAACCCTGATAACCAGGATGATGCTACAAAAAAATTTAAGGAAATATCAGAAGCATACGAGGTACTCAGTGATGAAAAGAAGAGAAAG ATTTATGACCAGTTTGGTAAAGAAGGTCTTCAAACGGGTAGTGGTCCAGGGCCTACTAGGCCACGTTCATCTCGATCAGCAAGACATCACTACCGATTTGAAGATGACTTTGACTATACGTTCCCTACATTCACATTCAGAGATCCTGAAGAAGTGTTCCGTGAATTCTTTGGAGGTGATCCTTTTGCGGAATTGTTCAATTTTGATCCATTTGATCCACTTGGGCATAATGCTAACCGTCGTCGTCGGCAAGGTAGGCAACGAGGAAGCCCTCAACAAGGAGCATCAGCACAACATGTCAGTAACCAGAATTCCATCAGCAgtcatttcttttctccttttGGTCCATTGTTTGGTCCACCCATGTTCTCACCATTCTCAGGTCTTGAAGGAATTGAGGGAGGTGGCAGCTTTACTTCTTTCTCATCTCACGCATTCAGTATGGGAGGCCCTGGTGTGAAGCGTTCATCCACTTCGACCAAATTTGTCAATGGGAAGAAAATTACAACAAAGAAGGTATCTGAAGGAGGCCAAGAAACAGTCATGACCTTTGAAAACGATGTTCTTAAATCTAAAACAGTAAATGGTGTACCACAAGCTTTACAGTATTAG
- the mrj gene encoding dnaJ homolog subfamily B member 6-B isoform X2 yields MEKYSTMVDYYKILEVSRNASIAEIKKAYRRLALKWHPDKNPDNQDDATKKFKEISEAYEVLSDEKKRKIYDQFGKEGLQTGSGPGPTRPRSSRSARHHYRFEDDFDYTFPTFTFRDPEEVFREFFGGDPFAELFNFDPFDPLGHNANRRRRQGRQRGSPQQGASAQHVSNQNSISSHFFSPFGPLFGPPMFSPFSGLEGIEGGGSFTSFSSHAFSMGGPGVKRSSTSTKFVNGKKITTKKVSEGGQETVMTFENDVLKSKTVNGVPQALQY; encoded by the exons aaatatTCCACAATGGTGGACTACTACAAAATTCTGGAGGTGAGCCGGAATGCCTCTATAGCAGAGATAAAGAAAGCTTACAGACGTTTGGCATTAAAGTGGCATCCAGACAAGAACCCTGATAACCAGGATGATGCTACAAAAAAATTTAAGGAAATATCAGAAGCATACGAGGTACTCAGTGATGAAAAGAAGAGAAAG ATTTATGACCAGTTTGGTAAAGAAGGTCTTCAAACGGGTAGTGGTCCAGGGCCTACTAGGCCACGTTCATCTCGATCAGCAAGACATCACTACCGATTTGAAGATGACTTTGACTATACGTTCCCTACATTCACATTCAGAGATCCTGAAGAAGTGTTCCGTGAATTCTTTGGAGGTGATCCTTTTGCGGAATTGTTCAATTTTGATCCATTTGATCCACTTGGGCATAATGCTAACCGTCGTCGTCGGCAAGGTAGGCAACGAGGAAGCCCTCAACAAGGAGCATCAGCACAACATGTCAGTAACCAGAATTCCATCAGCAgtcatttcttttctccttttGGTCCATTGTTTGGTCCACCCATGTTCTCACCATTCTCAGGTCTTGAAGGAATTGAGGGAGGTGGCAGCTTTACTTCTTTCTCATCTCACGCATTCAGTATGGGAGGCCCTGGTGTGAAGCGTTCATCCACTTCGACCAAATTTGTCAATGGGAAGAAAATTACAACAAAGAAGGTATCTGAAGGAGGCCAAGAAACAGTCATGACCTTTGAAAACGATGTTCTTAAATCTAAAACAGTAAATGGTGTACCACAAGCTTTACAGTATTAG
- the mrj gene encoding dnaJ homolog subfamily B member 6-B isoform X1 has translation MKQKYSTMVDYYKILEVSRNASIAEIKKAYRRLALKWHPDKNPDNQDDATKKFKEISEAYEVLSDEKKRKIYDQFGKEGLQTGSGPGPTRPRSSRSARHHYRFEDDFDYTFPTFTFRDPEEVFREFFGGDPFAELFNFDPFDPLGHNANRRRRQGRQRGSPQQGASAQHVSNQNSISSHFFSPFGPLFGPPMFSPFSGLEGIEGGGSFTSFSSHAFSMGGPGVKRSSTSTKFVNGKKITTKKVSEGGQETVMTFENDVLKSKTVNGVPQALQY, from the exons ATGAAGCAA aaatatTCCACAATGGTGGACTACTACAAAATTCTGGAGGTGAGCCGGAATGCCTCTATAGCAGAGATAAAGAAAGCTTACAGACGTTTGGCATTAAAGTGGCATCCAGACAAGAACCCTGATAACCAGGATGATGCTACAAAAAAATTTAAGGAAATATCAGAAGCATACGAGGTACTCAGTGATGAAAAGAAGAGAAAG ATTTATGACCAGTTTGGTAAAGAAGGTCTTCAAACGGGTAGTGGTCCAGGGCCTACTAGGCCACGTTCATCTCGATCAGCAAGACATCACTACCGATTTGAAGATGACTTTGACTATACGTTCCCTACATTCACATTCAGAGATCCTGAAGAAGTGTTCCGTGAATTCTTTGGAGGTGATCCTTTTGCGGAATTGTTCAATTTTGATCCATTTGATCCACTTGGGCATAATGCTAACCGTCGTCGTCGGCAAGGTAGGCAACGAGGAAGCCCTCAACAAGGAGCATCAGCACAACATGTCAGTAACCAGAATTCCATCAGCAgtcatttcttttctccttttGGTCCATTGTTTGGTCCACCCATGTTCTCACCATTCTCAGGTCTTGAAGGAATTGAGGGAGGTGGCAGCTTTACTTCTTTCTCATCTCACGCATTCAGTATGGGAGGCCCTGGTGTGAAGCGTTCATCCACTTCGACCAAATTTGTCAATGGGAAGAAAATTACAACAAAGAAGGTATCTGAAGGAGGCCAAGAAACAGTCATGACCTTTGAAAACGATGTTCTTAAATCTAAAACAGTAAATGGTGTACCACAAGCTTTACAGTATTAG